One region of Temnothorax longispinosus isolate EJ_2023e unplaced genomic scaffold, Tlon_JGU_v1 HiC_scaffold_39, whole genome shotgun sequence genomic DNA includes:
- the LOC139824472 gene encoding uncharacterized protein, with amino-acid sequence MNCKLLVTENGSPLIENNKLIVWNDDDNCPVYLDLTPENLASFNLRVEINSSGAASWKDDYAVKTLIDEWRGHESYFKSTTITNKKVWEMIASKLKKEKSFWNYTGQQCEDKFKDLSIHYVKAKDQNEKGSGLPVATCKFHNEMDDVLGDKPAVKPVSIASTLKRRNEFDTQNCSNASSVLIGSSKGDNENGCIFTSKSKKKKSITEKETSKDYLP; translated from the exons atgaaTTGCAAGCTCCTGGTCACGGAGAATGGTTCTCCACTTATTGAGAATAATAAACTGATCGTATGGAACGATGATG ATAATTGTCCAGTGTACCTTGATTTAACACCTGAAAATCTAGCATCTTTCAATCTGCGTGTTGAAATAAATTCCTCAG GTGCAGCGTCATGGAAAGATGATTATGCCGTTAAAACTCTCATTGACGAATGGAGAGGACATGAGAGCTATTTCAAGAGCACTACCATTACTAACAAAAAAGTCTGGGAAATGATAGCTAGcaagttaaaaaaagagaaatcatTCTGGAACTATACCGGACAGCAATGTGAAGACAAATTTAAGGACCTTAGCATACACTATGTAAAAGCTAAGGATCAGAATGAGAAGGGCAGTGGACTTCCAGTTGCTACATGCAAGTTTCATAACGAAATGGATGATGTTCTTGGCGATAAGCCAGCTGTGAAGCCTGTGTCCATAGCTTCAACACTAAAGAGGCGTAATGAATTTGATACTCAGAACTGTTCAAATGCATCTTCTGTACTCATAGGCAGCAGTAAAGGCGACAATGAGAATGGATGTATTTTTACttctaaatctaaaaaaaagaaaagtattactgaGAAAGAAACATCGAAAGACTACTTACCATAA